The DNA window GAGAAGCGCGCCTATACGCGGGCGGTCAACACGCAGAAGTGCATTCGCGCCGGCGGCAAGCACAACGACCTCGACGACGTCGGCCGATCCCGCCGGCATCACACGTTCTTCGAGATGCTCGGCAACTGGTCCTTCGGCGACTACTTCAAGAAAGAAGCGATCGCATGGAGCTGGGAGCTGCTGACCAAGGTCTGGAAGCTCGACCCCACCCGGCTGCACGTCACCGTTCACGCCGGCGACGCCAGCATCGGCGTCGAGCGCGACAACGAAGCCGCCGACATCTGGCGGAAGGTCGCCAACTGGGAGCAGTACGGGCACAAGTCCGACGACCACATTCACTACGGCAACACGAAGGACAACTTCTGGGAGATGGGAGATACCGGCCCGTGCGGCCCCTGCACCGAAATCTTCGTCGACCGCACGCCGGACAAGACCGGCGGCCCGACGGTCCTGAGTGGTGAAGACCCGCGGGTGATGGAGGTCTGGAACAACGTCTTCATCCAGTACAACCGCGCATGGAAGACGGGAGGGGAGGCCGCGGTCAAGAGCTTTGATTCGACGCGCAGCGAGCCTCTCCCCGGCGAAGATGCACAGACCTCACGCGATCGTATTCGCGTGCAGAGTTTCGGGACATCGAACCGAGCCGCCTGGGTCGCTCAGAATTCAACGCTCGACGTGCTGCCCGCGCAGCACGTCGACACCGGCATGGGCCTGGAGCGCATCATCCAGGTGCTGCAGGGGAAGGACGACAACTACGGCATCGACCTGTTTGACCCGTTCTGGGCGAAGCTGAAGGAACTGAGCGGCATCACCTACGGCGGGAAGTACCCGAAATCCAACAGCGCCGATCCCGTCGCCGAGGCCGCCGATGCACAGCTACGCCACGACATCGCGTTTCGCGTGATCGCCGATCACATCCGGTGCCTGACGTTCGCGCTGACGGATGGCGCGGTGCCTTCGAATGAAGGTCGAGGGTACGTCCTGCGCCGTATCTTGCGCCGAGCCGTCCGCTTCGGCCGGCAGCAGTTAGAGTTGAAAGAGCCGTTCCTGCACAAGCTGGTGCCGGTGGTGGTGGAGGCGATGGGTGGGGCGTTTCCGGAGTTGAAGAAGGGTACGGAACGCGTGGTGGAGTTGGTGAAGGATGAGGAGGTTAGCTTTGGGAGGACGCTGGAGAGGGGGATCGCTCTATCGCTCTCTGCTGCTGTAGAAGCATTCAAGAAACAGTTCGATGAAGAGCATACGAATGTGCAAAGCGAAGAGCGCCTCCACTGCGAGATCGGAGGATTTAGTCATGGCGGCGTTTTGGAATCCGACATCCAGCGTTGGCGCGACGACGGTACGCTCCCGCTACTTGACGCCACGAGTGTGCGGATCATGCGACTGAAGTTTGATATTGCGGAAACGATCGAAGTAATACGCGCTGCCGATTTGAATGGGGCTATCGTCAAGAAGTATTTGAAATCCGCTCCTGTCATTGACGGTCACCGCGTTTTCAAGCTTCATGACACATTTGGCTTTCCCGTAGACCTCTCTCGCATCATGGCCGAAGAACGCGGCATGTCCGTTGACCTCGCCGGCTACGAGAAGTTGATGGAAGAGGCCCGCGACAAGGCCCGGTCGGGCGGGAAGGAAGAGGACACGAGCCTCTTCGACCTTCCGCCTGACGTCATCGCAAGTCTTCAGAAGCAGTCGGTTGCGAAGACGGACGACTCGCCCAAGTATGCGGGGACTCGCACTCGCGCCACTGTGAAGGCGATCTGGAACGGGCGTGAACTTGTCGAGAGCGTCGCCGCTGTCCCCTCCTCCGGTACTCCGGGGGAGGGCGAGGGTGGGGGTTTTTCGGCGAGCGGCATCACTGCAAACTCGGCGGACAGCGTCGTTGGAAGCAACCCCCACCCTAACCCTCCCCCGGAGTACCGGAGGAGGGGACCGGAAGCCGTCGCGGTGATTCTGGATCGCACGCCCTTCTACGCCGAGATGGGCGGGCAGGTGGGCGACGAAGGGACGATGAACGCGCCGGGCACGTCGTTCGCCGTCACCACCGCTCGCGGCGTGGGTGGCTACGTGCTGCATGTGGGCGAACTCCGCCACGGCGCGATCAAGGTGGGCACAGAGCTTGAGGTTGCCGTCGACGCCGTCCTCCGTCCGCGGACCGAGCAAAACCACACCACCACCCACATCGCCAACTGGGCGTTGCGTGAAGTCCTCGGCGAAGGCGTGCAGCAGAAGGGCTCGCTCGTCGACCCCGAAAAACTCCGCTTCGACTTCTCCCACAACAAGGCGATCGCAGACGACGAACTGGGGCGCATCGAGCAGCTCGTCAACGAATCGATCGTGCGAAAGCTGCCGGTCTACGCCGAGGAAGCGCCGCAGGAGCAGGCGCTCAAGATCAACGGCCTGCGGGCAGTGTTCGGTGAGAAGTATCCGCCGATGGTCCGCGTCGTTTCGATCGGCGTCCCGGTTGCCGACCTGCTGAGAGACCCGGCCAACGAAAACTGGCGGCAGTTCTCCATCGAGTTCTGCGGCGGCACGCACCTCAAGTCGTCCGACCAGGCGACGGCGTTTGCCATCACCGCCGAGGAGTCGGTCAGCAAGGGCATCCGCCGAATTGTGGCCCACACCGGCGACGCCGCCCGGCAGGTGCAGGCGGCCGACGCCGCGCTGGAGTTGCTCGTCGCCAATGCGACTCGGGCACCGAACGAGTTGCTGTCGGCATCCCTGCAGGAGATTCAAAAGACGCTCGCCGGGTCACCCGTCAGCCTGCGCGGCAAGCGACGGACGCAGGCGGCGATCGCCGACCTGCAGGCGCGTATCAAGACCTACGAAAAGTCACAGAAGCAGAGCGCGGCGTCGTCGGTCGATGTTTCCGGCATCGCCGAGAAGCTGCTGGCCGCAGCGACGCCCATCGGTCCAGGTAAGCTCGTCGTCGCCGACGTCCCCGACGCCAGTGCCGAGCAGCTGCTGACCATCACCGACTCGCTCAAGAAGCGCGCCGGGAGCTTTGGCATCCTGCTCGGCGGCGTCGCCGACGGGAAGGTGTCGTTCGTCGCGATCGTGAGTGACGACGTGATCAAGCTGGGCCTCAAGGCCGGCGACTGGATCCGCGACACGGCGAAGGTCGCCGGCGGCGGCGGCGGCGGCCGACCCCAGCACGCCCAGGCCGGTGGTAAAGACCCGACCAAGCTCGGCGAAGCACTCGACGTCGCCCGGGCCTTCGCGGCGAAGTACGCGGGCTGAGTGGCTCGTCCGTGGAGATCGCTCGAAACGAAGAGAACACGAAGGCGCGAAGGTACGAAGGACGCACGAAGTAGGAAAGACCTTGCAGGGTAGTCCACGGAGTTCGTCAGCTCTTCGTTGATGCCTCCAGAAGCCTTGTTTTCTCGACATCAGACAAAGCCCGATGTCGTCCGAAGATCGCGACCCGCGCGGCTCCTCACGAAGAGTCTTCTTCGTGCTTTCTTCGAGCCTTCGCGCCTTCGTGTTCTCTTGTTCTTCCCAGACCCAAGACGAACCAAGCGGTCACCGCGGCGGCGTCGCCGGGTTGGTGGCGGGCTTGGCCGTCAGTGAGGGGGCCAGGCGGATGAGGATCATTCGGCGGGGGCCTTCGTCGTCGCGGACGACTGCTATCGATCCACCGACGTCGTGGGAACCCAGATGCTGCGGCACGCCGAGGTCGCCGATGGGTTGTCCGTTCGCGGCATCGACGATGGCGTTCCCGCCGACGAGCCACGCCCGGCCGCCGTTGATGGAGGCCAGTCGGCCGGCGACGGGCGGCGTGCCTTCCTCGGGCGGAGCGTTGCCGACGGCCGGCGGCACCATCACCTGCAATCGCCGGACTTCACCAGGCATGACCTTGGCATCGAACTGCTGCCAGAGGATCGCCGCCTGGCCGTTGCGCTCGTACAGAATCGCGAGCTTTTTCCCATCCTGCGAGAACGCGACACCCGTCGGTGCCGCGGCCCACTGCTTGTCCACGCCGACGATCGGCGTCTTCCGCACCGTGTACGCCAGCACATCCACGACGGCGAGTTCGGCCTGTGGCTGGCCGTCGGTGCCGAGCGTTTCGCCGACGATGGCAAAGAACCGGCCGTCGGGGCTGGCGGCGCGGTTGGTTGGCGTCCAGGGGCCGGTCGGAACGTAGTTGTCCCGGCTGATGCCCCGGTTCCTGATATCAAAGACCAGCATCGCGGACCGGTCGCCGTCTTCGCCATGAACCAGAACGCGCTCGTCGGCGACGAAGCCGACGACCTTTGGCCGAGAGATCGCCTTGATCGGACTGCCGGCGGGCGGGAAGGGAACGCGCTGCGGTGCGGTCAGCAGGTCGCTGGTGGAAATCAGGTCGACGCCCAGCGTCGGGAACGCGCCGATTCGGGCGACCAGCGTTCCAGAAGGGTGAAGTGCATAGTTGCCGGACAGCGGGTCGTCACGCTCATCGTGCGGCGCGATGCGGGACGACACGCGGACCATTGTCTGAAGGTTCCAGACTTCCAACGCGTCGGCGTTAAGGCCCTGCGCCGGCCGAATGAACAGGGCGAACGGCGACGGCGTGATCGGGAACACCACCCGCTCGAACGGCGGCAGGGTCTTGGGGACATCGACCTTCGCCACCAGCGGCGAAGCCGCAACGACGACGCGGTCGGCGAGCGGATCGCCGGTGGGTTGTGCGGGCGTGGCCGGCGGATTGCCGGGGTTCGCCGGAGTTTCGGGCGCGCCGGGGGGATCGGATTGTGTCGGGCGGGTGGACGAGGCTCCCTGGCCGAAAAGCCGGCTGGCTGCGAAGGGGTCGGGCAGAATCGAAGCCATCGTCGCCGGCGGAGGGCTTGGCCGGGTGGCCGGGGGAGTGGCCACGGGGGGCAGCACTGGAGCTGCCTGTGGGACAGGATCGCCGGGCGGGCGTTCCGGTGTTTGCGGCTGCGGGGGCTGAGGTTCCGGGGGCTGCTCGGTCGGCGTGGGCTCGGTGGTCGCCGGCGGCGGATCGACGCGGGCGATTGTCGGCGTTTTGCCGTCATCAACTGGCACCGCGCGGGGCTCCCATGCCAGCCCTGGACCGACCGGGCTGGAGACCAGGTCGGGGGATGGTTTGCCGGAACGAGCGATCGAGCGCGCCGCTTCGTTAATGCCAAGCGCTGCCGCGAAGCAGACTGCTACGCCAACAAGAAACGCCGCCCCGGCCGCGGTGAGACTGATCGGCGATTCTTCGGGGGTCGGCCGGTACAGAAGCCACGCGAGGCCGACCGCGACGATGAGCGTGACCAGTACCGCGGGGATCGCACCCGCCGGGCTGCCGACGAGCATCCAGAGGATCAGCAGCAGGGCATAGGGAAACAGGGTCGCAGCTGCGACCCGCTTTGCCGGCGACGGCGGACGGTTGAACCGCGCCCATCGGCACCCCAGCGACATGCCCAGCCAGCCCAGCGGAAAGAACACCAGACCGAATCCGGCGATCGCCAGGAACAGCCGAAGGGCAATCGCCCAGCCGGCACCAGACTCATTCCCTAGGGAGATTTGGAGGAGCAACCAGACGACACTGACGCCGATCAGCAGCGGGGGTAGCCAGCGGTCCAGCAGGTAGGCGTAGGGAAAGTTGTGGATGTAGTTGAGCCGTGCGGCGGGCTGATAGCTTTGGAACGCGTGCGTGAAGACGGCGTCGCTGTCGCCCTGGCCGGTCAGCACCGGGGCGTCGAGCGGATTGACGCTCTCGGTTCCGCCTCGGGCCGTCGCCGGGGGGATGCGAAAGGCATCGGCGGCGGGACCGGCAAGTTTGCCTGCGGGGCTGGCGGCATTCACGCCGGCGGGGAGATCCTGCCGTGCGGCCGGCCGGCTATCGGTTGCGACAGCCGCGGCCGGGCCGCTGGTCAGTGCGAAGACGCTCCCGCAATCACGGCAGCGCACCCGGCGACCGGCCATGGCGTCAGCCGCGCGGTAGGGCTTGCGACAATTGGGACAGTTCGTCTGGATCGCCATCTTCCCCCCATTATGGCCGTCCGTTAGATTGGTGAAAGGATGAAACGGCCACAATTAGTGACACGTTACTGAAACGTTCCCACGGACTTGCCGTCGGCCGTCCAGACCCGCAGCACGCCGTCCTGCCCGCCGGCCACGATCAGCTTTCCGTCGGCGGATGCCGCGACGGCGTGCATGAACTCGGTCGCACCGCTGAGGGTTTTGGACTTGCTTCCGTCGCTCTTGAACGTTTCTACCCTGGCGTCGCCGGTACAGGCGACGAAGTCGTCTCCGGCGCGGTGGATGCTGGTGGCTTCCTTGTCGAATGTGGGCGAGGTCTTTTTGCGATCGCCGGAGGCGACATCCCAGAACCGAATGGCATTGTCGGCGCCGGAACTGACGATGGTCTTGCCGTCCTTGCTGATCGCGACGCCCAGCACGTGATGTGTGTGTCCCTCGAAGCTGCGGGCGACCTTGCCGCCGGGCAGGTCGATCAGACGAACGAACTTGTCGGCCGAGCCGGTGACGATCTGCTTGCCGTCGGCGGAGAAGCAGATCGCCTGGATGGTGTCGGAGTGGAGTTCGTCGAGCGACTTCTCGATCTTTCCGTCAGCGATCGAGTAAAGGGAAAGCTGGCCGCCGCGCGTGGGTGCGCCGCCGGCGATGGCGAGGGTCTTGTCATCGGGGCTGAAGTCCAGTGCCAAAACACGGTCGGCGAGAGGGGATTGGCCGTCGCCGGTGCCGATGGTTTTGTCGAGCGCCCAGTCGGTCGCCTCAGAGTCCTTCGCCGGCTTCCAGAGTTTGACTTCGCGGTAGCTGCCGGACGCGAGCAGCTTGCCGTCGGCGGTGAAGGCAAGCGATTGCACGAGATCGCGATGGGCGGCGGGGCGGGTGGCGTCGGACTTCAGGGCGGGGTCGGCGATGCGGCCGATGAGCTTGCCGGCCTTGAGGTCGTACAAATCGATCCCCACGCCACGGCCGGCGGCGGCAAGGCGGCCGTCGGGCGTGACCGCGACGGCGAGGATCGGCTGAATGCTCGGCGCGACCTGCCGCCAGGCGATCGGACCGGCGCCTTTCACTTCACCTTTGGCGCCCTGGCTGATCCAGAGCGCCATCAGGCCGAGTTGTTCGCTGGTGAGGTTCGGGGCCTTCACCTTGTTCCCCGGCGGGGGCATCGCCTCGATGTCTTTGTCGCTGTGGGCCGCCGACTTGAGCAGCATGCTTTCGGCAGGCTTGCCCGGGACAACCGCCGGCCCGCTGTCGCCGCCCTTAAGGATGTCGGCCGGTGTTTCCATCACCAGGCCGGCCTTGGGCTTGGTCTTGTTGTGGCACGCCAGGCAGGAGTTGTTCAGGATCGGCAGGAGCTCTTTTTCGAAGTCGACGGTGGAAGTGCGATCAAGCTTGGCAACCGGAATGGGTTGGTCGGCGGCGGGGCAGGGCACCGTTCCGATAAGCGAGGCGAATCCGACGATCAGCAGTGCTCTATAACGTGCCATGGTGTGTTCCAACTGCTTGGCTGTCCGTGACACGGGTTTCCAACCCGTGCAAGGTGCGTCGGCGTCGAGTTGTGTCAATCCTCAAATGGGCGGTCAAGACCCAGACAGGTTGCCGAGGATTTGAAGCTGCCGCCCTTCGGGTGCAGCTCGCACGGGTTGGAAACCCGTGTCACGGACAGCTACTTCTTCTTGTCCTTCTTCTCCGCTTCCGGTGCGGGAAGAACCCTGACGGTGATCGGCGCGGAGATCAGCGTCGTCGACACGTCCTTGGCGTCCAACTTCTTCTTGTCTTTGCCATTCTTCTTCTCATCCGGCTTGGCGGGTGGGTCGCCGCCGGGGCGCTCGTATTTGAACTGCGCCGGCGACGCCAGGTAGAAGATGTGAGTTCCCGGCGGGAGCTTGACCTGCTTGGTGTCCAGTTCGACCGTCGCCTTGTCGGCCTTGACGTCGATGCTGACTTCCTTGAGCCCTTTGAATGCTTCTGGCCCGAACGCCTTGAGCTTCAGCGCGGCCTTGATCTCACCAGCCTTGCTCAGCTTAAGCGGGATCGACAGCTTTTCGCCGCTGACGACTTCGTACACCTTGTCGTCGGCGGTCGTCAGCGTCAGCGGTTCGGCTTCGTCGCAGACCGCGATCGCCAGGTCGCTCACCACGCGGGCGACGATCATGTCGAGGTTGTTATTGTTGTTTGCCTTGGGGTCGGCGTTGGAACCGGCGACGACCGCTCCGGCGCGGGCCTCGCGCTTAAGCTCGCCGGTGTCGGTCTTGGCCGTCGCGACGACGCCGATCCGACCCGCCCAGGGTTTCGTATCGTTGGTTGCCGACAGCAGCAGGACGCCCACGCTCTCTTTACCGGAGATCGTCACCTGGTCGCACTTCACGTCCGGCGGAAGTCCGACGACCGACACGGTCACATCGCTTTCGAAGTCGTCCTGTCGGAAGAGGTTGACGCGGAGCACCGCCGTGCCGCCTTTACGGAGCACGGGGTTCCAGACGGCCGTCTCCGAGGCCGCCGCCGACACCGGCGAAGCGGCGAGCTGGAAATCGGGGGCAGGCTTGCGGATGGACAGGTGATAGCGGAGGGCGCCGTCGTCGCGAGAAAGGCTGAAGCGGTCGCGGGCGAGCAGGCGATACGCCCCGTCTTCCTTGACCTCCCACTTCATCGCAAAGTCGCGGGTCGATGTCCGAAACGCCGGCGTGCCGGGGTTCGATTCGTCCTCCGGACTGGTGAGGACATCGGCGAGCTTTTCACCCTTGTCGTCCTTCGTCACCTTCTGCACGACGACCAGCGGAGCGGCCGGCTGATCGAGCCGGTCGCAGACGATGCTGACGAAGTAGACGTCACCCTTTTTGGCGTCGAACGTGTAGTAGTCGCGGTCGTTGCGGGGGTAGAACCGCCCGGCGACCTCGGCCGGCAGCGACAGCTTCTGGGCGTTCTCCGGCAAATCATTTCGCTTGCCGGTTTCGATCGCTTCCGTCTCAACCTCGGGCTTCGTGCCGACGTACAGAATCGGCACGGCGTTCGACGTTCCGTAATCACTCTTGAGGCGGTACGCAAACCCGCTGAGCGCTGCACTGGACGGCGCGACCATTCCGGCCGACTGAAGTCGCTGGCCTGCGGCCGGCTCGATCGGAAGGTCGATATCGACCTGGATCTGTTCCAGTGGCTTGCCGTCGGCGGCGAGCAGTTCGCTCTTCTTTCCGCCGGGCAGGTTACGGCCGAACAGGGTAAAGGTGGTCTTCCCGCCAGGCTTGGAAGAGGGGGGAAAAACGTGGCTTAGTCGTGGGGCGGCGGAGGCGGCCAGGAGGTAGTTGAACTCGTTGCCGCCGCGATAGAGCGCATCACTGACGCGGATGAGGTAATCGCCATCGGCCGGTGCTGTGAAGTCGATGAAGCCGTTTCGGCGGCTGCGGTCGAGCTCGCGACCGGTGGCATCGTCGACCGCCAGGTTCGGCGACAGCTTCGAGTCGATCTCTTTCGCGACGCATTCGATCATTACCCGCTGCCCCTTGGCGGCGGTAAACGACCAGAAGTCGAACGCGTTGGCCGAGCATTGCCCGGCGGCGTAGGCATTGGGGGGAAGCTTGGCGGCGGCGTCGGGCGTATTGCCCGCCTTGGCACCCGCGGCCGTCTGGCGGTCGTGGACGAAGAACCCGCGCGGGTTTGAGATGCCGAACCGCCCGATGGCGCGGCAGTCGTAGACGCCGACGGGTACGTCGTTGCCCAACGTAACCGTGAACGTACCGGTCTTTGACTTACCGTCTGCTTCGCTCTTTTTAGCGTTAATCCCCGGGTGGCTGAAACGCAGCTCGGCGATGTCGTCGAGGTCGATGCCTTCGATCTTCACATCGAACGTCGTGCCCGACTTACCGCCGGGCGGCACGACGGCCGAGATGCGGGCCGCGGGCAACTGTGCGAGGGCGCTGGAGGCGATGAAAAGACTAACAACGGCGACCGAAACGGAACGGAGCACGGAGCCCTCCTTATTGGCATGGGCATGTACTCATGCCCGTGCGTTCGCGCGAAGGGCGACACGGGCATGAGTAAATGCCCGGTGCCACGGGTCGGCGGTACTCCGCAGACCCGTGCGCGAGTTGGACCGGCAGCACGGGTCTCCGAAGTACCGGCGACCCGTGGCACCAGATCGACGCATTTCGTCAAAACGTCACTTGCTCTCAGGATAACAATTCAGGCGCAAGACCTTCGTCAATTCGTGAACGGATTGTTGCCAACCACGTTCAATGATTGAACGAGAACTCCTTCGTATTAATCAGCGCCCAGATGATGTCCTCGTAAGCCTGTTTCTTCTTCGCGGCCGTATCCACCTTCGCCGGCTTTTTCTCGGGTTTGGCGGGCTTCTCGGGCTTGCCTTCCGGCTTGACCTCGGGTGGCGGTGCGTCGGCAGCGGTCAGGCGGTGGATGTAGTCGGTGCTGACAGCGATCTCGGCGGTCTCAGCCTCGCGGGCGTAGGCCCAGAGGTACAGCTCGCGGATCTTTTCCTCGTCCGGGCGTGGGTCCTGCGCCAGCTTCGCCGCCCGGCCGTTGGACACCTTGTCCTGCATGTCCTTGGCGTTGAGCAGATGCAGGCTCTGGGCGAGGCTCGGCTCGGTCGAGCGTTCGCACTCACACGAGCTGCTGCTGTCGGGACGACCGAAGACGGTCAGGAAATAGTTCTGGGCGTTGAAGCTGTTGTCGGGCAACTGCACGGCTCGCGTGCCTTCGGGCAGGCCATTGAACTTCGTCTTTGTCGCCGTCAACTGGTCGACCGCGTCGAGCAGCACCTCGGCGTTCAGCCGCTTGGGGTAGTACCGGCTGAAATTCTGCTTGTCGACGCCGTTGTGGGCGTTGGGTTGTGAGCTGAGCTGATAAGTGCTGCTGCGGCAGATCTCCCGGATCAACGCCTTCATGTCGAAGCCGTTGGCGGTGAAGTAGGTCGCCAGAGCGTCGAGTAGTTCGGGGTTGGTGGGCGGGTTGGTCTCGCGCATGTCGTCTTCAGGGTCGACAATGCCGCGACCGAAGAAGTGCTTCCAGTAACGGTTGGCGAGCGACTTGGCGAAGAACGGGTTCCGCTTGTTGGTCATCCAGTCGGCCAGCAGCATGCGGGGGTCTTCGTCGGCGGCGCTGGCGACGGGATCCGCACCGAGGCCGGCGGGCTTGACCGACTGCTTGGTCTTGGGGTTGGTCGCCGACGCTTCGCCGCGCTTGTGGAAGATGACTTCTTCCCCTTGAATCGCCCCGGCTTTGCGGCCGACCCGGCTGAAGAACGCCGAGAAGCTGAAGTAGTCCTGCTGGCTCCACTTTTCGAACGGGTGATGGTGGCACTGGGCACACTGCAGCCGCATGCCCATGAACAGCTGTGCCGTGTCTTCGAGCTGGGCCGTCGGTTCTTTCACCTGGCGGTACCAGCTGACGGCGGGGTTCATGTCGATGTCGCCGCTGGCGGTGACGATCTCGCGGACGAACTGATCGTAAGGCTTGTTTTCCAGCAGGCTGTCACGGACCCAGGCGTGGAAGGCGTAAGTGCCGCGGATGTAATTGGGCTGCGTCCGCTTGTTGCGGAGCAGGGCGCTCCACTTGTTGGCAAAGTAGTCGGCGTAATCGGGGCTCGCCAGCAGGCTGTCGATCAGTTTGTCGCGCTTGGCGGCGTCCTTGTCGGCCAGGAAGGCCGATGTTTCCGCGGGTCTGGGCAGCCGGCCCGCGATGTCGATCGTCACCCGGCGAATGAACGTCGCGTCGTCGCATACTGGCGACGGCGGCATGCCGATTTCCTTGAGCTTCTTGAACACCAGTTCGTCGACGAAGTTCTTCGCCGGCGGCAGGTCCTTCACTTCGGCGCCCAGCGGTACGGTCGCCCGGAAGACGGCGACCTTGCCCTGGTAGCGAATCATCACGGCCACGTCACCCGGCTGACCGGCGATGCTGACGTTGCCGTCCTCGGCGACCTTGGCCATCTCCTGCACATTCGGCTCGTACAACGCCGAACGGGTGACATCCTGCACGGTGCCGTCGGTGTAATGGGCGAGCACCAGTAGCTGCTGCGATCCGCCGCGGGCCATGATGCGGCGGGGCGGGTGGACGGCGATGTGCGAAACCTTCGGGTCCTCGGCCTTGCCGTAGGGCATGCCCTGGGCCATCCAGCTTACGATCAGGCGGTAGTCGTCAGTGCCGGCTTCGAGCCGCTTGCCACCGCCGTGCGGCGTGCTGCCGACGGCCTTGGTCAGCAGCAGGCTCTGCTCGGGGGAGGCGGGGAAGACGCGGCGGCCGCGGGCTTCCTTGACGATGTGCTCGTAGTCTTCGGTCGGTTCGAAGCCGAGCAGCGACAGGCGGAAGCCGTTCTGGCCGCCACTCTTGCCGTGGCACCCGCCGGAGTTGCAAGAGTTCTTGGTGAAGATCGGGACGACCGAATTGGCGAAGTTAATCGGCAGTTGTGATTCGATCTGCTCGGCGGTGAGTGTGAGTGACGCCGACTGGCCGGTAGGGGTCGTCGCGGTGACCGACGCCGTGCCGTTGGCCGTCGCCACCAGCAGGCCGTCGGCGTCCACTTTGGCGACCGCCGCGGGCGAAACGTCGAACTTCGCCTGGCGGGTGAAATCCACGAAACTGCCGTCGGGGAGTTTGCCGGTGAGCAGGAGCTGATGTCGGGCTTCAGAACCCTTGAGCTTCAGGGAGGTGACGGCTTCGTCGCCGGCGTGGAGCACGACGGCGGTCGGGCTCGCTGCGACGACCGGAATGCTGAGCAGAATAGTGAATATTGCGGCAAGCCGAACGCCGAACGCCGAACGTCGAACGTCGAACATCGAATGAGATCCCGGTCGACTCTGCGTTTCGATATTCGAAGTTCGGCGCTCGATGTTCGATGTTCGCATTTGAAGATCCCGATTTCTGAAAGTACTTCGCCAGTTCTGTCCCACCGTCAATTACACCAGTTCGCGCATCGGCTGGTACGCCTGATCGACCACGTACTGCGGCCGGCCGGACAGATCCTTGAGAGTGACCTTACTGGTATCGATACCGAGCTTGGTGTAGAGCGTGGCAAAAACTTCGGCGAAGTGGACGGGACGGTCGGCGGCCTCACCACCGAGGCGGTCCGTCTTGCCGATCGCCTGGCCCATCTTCATGCCGCCGCCGGCAACCAGCGCGCCGCAGACGCGCGGCCAGTGGTCGCGGCCGGCCTTGGCGTTGATCTTGGGGGTTCGGCCGAACTCGCCCCAGACAACGACCGCGACGTCCTTGTCCATCCCCCGTTCGTAGAGGTCAGTGACCAGCGACGACACGCCGGCATCGAGGCCCGGTAGCCGCTTGGCCATGCTCTTGAAGTTGTCGGAGTGGGTGTCCCAGCCGCCGTAGCTGAGCGTGACGCAGCGAGCGCCCGCTTCGACAAGCCGACGGGCGACACAGAAGCTGTCCATGGAGCCGCGGTCGTCCTTGGCG is part of the Humisphaera borealis genome and encodes:
- a CDS encoding PPC domain-containing protein, with protein sequence MLRSVSVAVVSLFIASSALAQLPAARISAVVPPGGKSGTTFDVKIEGIDLDDIAELRFSHPGINAKKSEADGKSKTGTFTVTLGNDVPVGVYDCRAIGRFGISNPRGFFVHDRQTAAGAKAGNTPDAAAKLPPNAYAAGQCSANAFDFWSFTAAKGQRVMIECVAKEIDSKLSPNLAVDDATGRELDRSRRNGFIDFTAPADGDYLIRVSDALYRGGNEFNYLLAASAAPRLSHVFPPSSKPGGKTTFTLFGRNLPGGKKSELLAADGKPLEQIQVDIDLPIEPAAGQRLQSAGMVAPSSAALSGFAYRLKSDYGTSNAVPILYVGTKPEVETEAIETGKRNDLPENAQKLSLPAEVAGRFYPRNDRDYYTFDAKKGDVYFVSIVCDRLDQPAAPLVVVQKVTKDDKGEKLADVLTSPEDESNPGTPAFRTSTRDFAMKWEVKEDGAYRLLARDRFSLSRDDGALRYHLSIRKPAPDFQLAASPVSAAASETAVWNPVLRKGGTAVLRVNLFRQDDFESDVTVSVVGLPPDVKCDQVTISGKESVGVLLLSATNDTKPWAGRIGVVATAKTDTGELKREARAGAVVAGSNADPKANNNNNLDMIVARVVSDLAIAVCDEAEPLTLTTADDKVYEVVSGEKLSIPLKLSKAGEIKAALKLKAFGPEAFKGLKEVSIDVKADKATVELDTKQVKLPPGTHIFYLASPAQFKYERPGGDPPAKPDEKKNGKDKKKLDAKDVSTTLISAPITVRVLPAPEAEKKDKKK
- a CDS encoding DUF1549 and DUF1553 domain-containing protein produces the protein MFDVRRSAFGVRLAAIFTILLSIPVVAASPTAVVLHAGDEAVTSLKLKGSEARHQLLLTGKLPDGSFVDFTRQAKFDVSPAAVAKVDADGLLVATANGTASVTATTPTGQSASLTLTAEQIESQLPINFANSVVPIFTKNSCNSGGCHGKSGGQNGFRLSLLGFEPTEDYEHIVKEARGRRVFPASPEQSLLLTKAVGSTPHGGGKRLEAGTDDYRLIVSWMAQGMPYGKAEDPKVSHIAVHPPRRIMARGGSQQLLVLAHYTDGTVQDVTRSALYEPNVQEMAKVAEDGNVSIAGQPGDVAVMIRYQGKVAVFRATVPLGAEVKDLPPAKNFVDELVFKKLKEIGMPPSPVCDDATFIRRVTIDIAGRLPRPAETSAFLADKDAAKRDKLIDSLLASPDYADYFANKWSALLRNKRTQPNYIRGTYAFHAWVRDSLLENKPYDQFVREIVTASGDIDMNPAVSWYRQVKEPTAQLEDTAQLFMGMRLQCAQCHHHPFEKWSQQDYFSFSAFFSRVGRKAGAIQGEEVIFHKRGEASATNPKTKQSVKPAGLGADPVASAADEDPRMLLADWMTNKRNPFFAKSLANRYWKHFFGRGIVDPEDDMRETNPPTNPELLDALATYFTANGFDMKALIREICRSSTYQLSSQPNAHNGVDKQNFSRYYPKRLNAEVLLDAVDQLTATKTKFNGLPEGTRAVQLPDNSFNAQNYFLTVFGRPDSSSSCECERSTEPSLAQSLHLLNAKDMQDKVSNGRAAKLAQDPRPDEEKIRELYLWAYAREAETAEIAVSTDYIHRLTAADAPPPEVKPEGKPEKPAKPEKKPAKVDTAAKKKQAYEDIIWALINTKEFSFNH